A genomic segment from Pseudosulfitobacter sp. DSM 107133 encodes:
- a CDS encoding HlyC/CorC family transporter yields the protein MDPSSATLDSAFWITCGIILFLLFLSGFFSGSETALTAASRGKLRSQADKGSRGAQRALKITEDNERLIGSVLLGNNLVNILAASMATALFTRVFGESGVALATLVMTLLVLVFAEVLPKTYAITNAESAAAAVSRPIALIILVFSPIVAAVRYFVRGVLFIFGVRIDPNSNVLAVREEIAGALHLGHSEGVVEKEDRDRILGALDLGDRMVEEIMLHRSGIEMIDAQDDPETIFEQCLKSSHTRLPLYRDDVENIIGVVHAKDLLRAMYKIVGGPDGDAKALKSFNILDVATAPYFVPETTTLDDQMRQFLRLNTHFALVVDEYGSLQGLITLEDILEEIVGEITDEFDPDADHPVTRGDDGQFIVDGSMTIRDLNRATEWSLPDDEANTVAGLVIHEAQMIPEVGQVFSFHGFRFEVTARDGNRIAALAIRPLIRR from the coding sequence ATGGACCCTTCTTCTGCAACGCTGGACAGCGCTTTCTGGATAACCTGCGGGATCATCCTGTTTCTTCTTTTCCTCTCCGGTTTTTTCTCGGGCTCGGAAACCGCCCTGACCGCCGCATCGCGCGGGAAACTGCGCAGCCAGGCCGACAAGGGCTCGCGCGGGGCCCAACGCGCACTGAAAATCACCGAAGACAATGAACGGCTGATCGGATCGGTGCTGCTGGGCAACAACCTGGTGAACATTCTGGCGGCCTCGATGGCCACTGCCCTGTTCACCCGCGTGTTTGGCGAAAGCGGCGTGGCGCTGGCGACGCTGGTGATGACGCTGCTGGTGCTGGTCTTTGCCGAGGTGCTGCCCAAGACCTATGCCATCACCAATGCCGAAAGCGCGGCCGCCGCCGTGTCGCGGCCCATTGCGCTGATTATTCTGGTGTTTTCGCCCATCGTCGCGGCTGTGCGTTATTTCGTGCGCGGTGTGTTGTTCATCTTTGGCGTGCGCATTGATCCCAACAGCAACGTGCTCGCCGTGCGCGAAGAGATTGCCGGCGCACTGCATCTGGGCCATTCGGAAGGTGTGGTTGAAAAAGAAGACCGCGACCGGATTTTGGGCGCGCTGGATCTGGGCGACCGTATGGTCGAAGAGATCATGTTGCACCGTTCGGGCATCGAGATGATCGATGCGCAAGACGATCCGGAAACCATCTTTGAACAGTGCCTGAAATCCAGCCACACCCGCCTGCCCCTGTATCGCGATGATGTGGAAAACATCATTGGCGTGGTACACGCCAAAGACCTGCTGCGCGCGATGTACAAGATCGTCGGCGGGCCGGACGGTGACGCCAAGGCGCTCAAATCATTCAACATTCTGGATGTGGCGACAGCCCCCTATTTCGTGCCGGAAACCACCACACTGGATGATCAGATGCGCCAGTTCCTGCGTCTGAACACCCATTTCGCGCTGGTGGTGGATGAATACGGCAGCCTTCAGGGTCTGATCACGCTTGAAGATATCCTGGAAGAGATCGTGGGCGAGATCACCGATGAATTCGACCCCGACGCCGACCATCCGGTGACCCGTGGCGATGACGGCCAGTTTATCGTCGACGGATCTATGACCATCCGCGACCTGAACCGCGCAACCGAATGGTCGCTGCCCGATGACGAGGCGAACACCGTTGCCGGTCTGGTGATCCACGAGGCACAAATGATCCCCGAAGTGGGACAGGTGTTTTCGTTCCACGGCTTCCGGTTCGAAGTGACCGCGCGCGACGGCAACCGCATTGCCGCCCTTGCTATTCGGCCGCTAATTCGGCGCTAG
- a CDS encoding shikimate kinase, whose amino-acid sequence MSEIQQSTSDSSSDSVQFALHKTVVMVGMMGAGKTAVGKVLAAKLGVPFIDSDHEIETAANMTVPEIFERDGEPFFRVKETQVISRLLDNSHGILSTGGGAFLSAENRQNISQRGVSVWLNADLSLLWHRVRYKDTRPLLRSADPKGRLTELYEARVPIYKLADLHVPSKPSYSIEEMAERVIAALLTRPDVLEKLDA is encoded by the coding sequence ATGAGCGAAATTCAGCAATCAACGTCAGACAGTTCGTCAGATTCTGTGCAATTTGCACTGCACAAGACCGTTGTCATGGTCGGAATGATGGGCGCAGGAAAAACCGCAGTGGGCAAGGTGCTGGCGGCAAAACTGGGCGTGCCCTTTATCGACAGCGATCACGAAATCGAAACCGCGGCAAACATGACCGTTCCCGAAATCTTTGAACGCGACGGCGAGCCGTTCTTTCGGGTCAAGGAAACGCAAGTGATCTCGCGCCTGCTGGACAATTCCCACGGGATTCTGTCGACCGGTGGCGGCGCGTTCCTGAGCGCTGAAAACCGCCAGAACATTTCACAACGCGGCGTATCAGTGTGGCTGAACGCTGACCTTTCGCTGTTGTGGCATCGTGTCCGTTACAAGGACACGCGCCCGTTGCTGCGCAGTGCTGACCCCAAGGGCAGGCTGACCGAACTGTATGAAGCGCGCGTGCCGATCTACAAACTGGCCGATCTTCATGTGCCCTCCAAACCCTCGTACAGCATTGAAGAGATGGCGGAACGGGTGATTGCGGCGCTGTTGACGCGGCCTGATGTTCTGGAGAAACTGGATGCTTGA
- a CDS encoding tyrosine recombinase, with protein MSAETDRWISTFIEAQAAELGAAQNTLLAYGRDLKDFAAWATRQGRTFDTVKQADIEAYLVYCDEQGLAKSTRARRLSSIKQMYRFAFEEGWRAENPAIQISGPGQDKRLPKTLDIAEVDRLLEAARSSGRNAADSTRNTCLMELLYATGMRVSELVGLPVSAARGDPRMLLILGKGGKERIVPLSPPARAALTDWLKTRDQAEEAGKARGKPASRFLFPSRGVAGHLTRHRFYLMIKEFAVAGGVSPEKVTPHTLRHAFATHLLAGGADLRSIQALLGHADVATTEIYTHVLDARLTELVLEHHPLAGDAPRKVSGKTSRNDP; from the coding sequence ATGAGCGCCGAAACCGACCGCTGGATTTCCACCTTTATCGAGGCGCAGGCTGCTGAATTGGGGGCTGCGCAGAACACCCTGCTGGCCTATGGGCGCGATCTGAAGGATTTTGCCGCCTGGGCCACCCGACAGGGACGCACCTTTGACACCGTGAAACAGGCCGACATCGAGGCCTATCTGGTCTATTGCGACGAACAGGGTCTGGCCAAATCCACCCGCGCACGGCGGTTGTCGTCGATCAAGCAGATGTACCGCTTTGCCTTTGAAGAAGGATGGCGCGCGGAAAACCCTGCAATCCAGATTTCGGGGCCCGGACAGGACAAACGCCTGCCCAAGACACTGGACATCGCAGAAGTTGACCGGTTGCTGGAGGCCGCCCGCAGCTCGGGGCGCAACGCCGCCGACAGCACGCGCAACACCTGTCTGATGGAGCTTCTCTATGCCACCGGCATGCGCGTCAGCGAGCTGGTGGGCCTGCCCGTCAGCGCCGCGCGTGGCGATCCGCGCATGTTGCTGATCCTTGGCAAAGGCGGCAAGGAACGCATCGTGCCGCTGTCGCCCCCTGCCCGCGCCGCTTTGACCGACTGGCTGAAAACACGCGATCAGGCCGAAGAGGCCGGCAAGGCCAGGGGCAAGCCCGCATCGCGGTTTCTGTTCCCCTCGCGCGGGGTGGCGGGGCATCTGACGCGCCATCGCTTTTATCTGATGATCAAGGAATTTGCAGTGGCGGGTGGCGTATCGCCAGAGAAGGTTACGCCGCACACGTTGCGGCACGCTTTTGCGACGCACCTGCTGGCGGGCGGCGCCGATCTGCGTTCGATTCAGGCGCTGCTGGGCCATGCCGATGTCGCCACCACGGAAATTTATACCCATGTGCTGGACGCGCGCCTGACCGAACTGGTGCTGGAGCATCACCCGTTAGCGGGCGACGCCCCCCGCAAAGTGTCGGGAAAGACATCGCGGAACGACCCCTAG